In the genome of Bremerella sp. P1, the window ATCAGCACAAAATCCCCCTAGCGACCCCGCGAGCCAGCAACGTATCGCCGAATTGGAACAACAACTACAGAACTCTCAGTCGCATAGCCAGCAGGATACGGATCTGCTGGAAGAGGTCGAACAACTGCGTCGTGACTTGGCAGCGACGAAGCTCGAACTGATGCGACGCGACGAAGCGCACACAATCGTGCGGGAAGATTCCGATCACGATACGCTTCGCGAACGAAATCAGGCCCTCGAAGGCGAACTGCAGCAGGCCCGCGGCCGCGCAGTTCAACTGACCGAGGAGATCGATCAGCAACGCAAAGAGCTCAACCAGCAAAAGTCTGCCTGGTCGGAAGAACTGCAGGCCATGCGTTCTCTCTTGGAACGTCGCACTGCGGCACCTACCGAAACTGCACAGCCACAATCGTTTGCCGACACTTCCGTCATAAGCGATACCGCAACCGTCTGTCGCGACGAGTTGGAGTATCGAGCCAATAACAACAATACCGTTGTCGATTCCGTGATGGCGCAATTTGCCAAATTGCAACGAGACGTGAACAAACGCCGCGGACAGCGTCGTTAATTCGCACCCTTTTCCCAACGATTCCTACTCAGGACACATCTCATGAATCGCTATGTAGTAGGAGGGGCCGGCGTAGCAAGCGTAGTCGTATTGATATCGCTAACGTGGCTCTTCGGCAGCTTCTCTTGGGCTCTGGCTACAACCGTTCTCATTGCTGCCGTTGGCGGTGGTTTTTTCGCCTATCGACAATTCACTCAGAAGTTCGCCGCGCAGCCAAGTACCAACTCGTCGCAACCGGAAGATGCTGCACCTCGCCGAGCCGCTTCGCCCGTCGACACAAGTAATTCTAAAGACTCGCAGTCTCTTGCTCGAAAGATGTTGGATCAAGGGCGATACACTCTGCTATTACGCCCGCAAATTGCCGAAAGTATTCCGTCGAAACTGCTCAATCGTGCCCAAACGATGCTCGATGACGAAATGACGCTCGTTCCCGGGGGTGAGACGATCGTCGGAAAAGGAGCCAACGATTCACCTGATTCGCCTGATCATCTTGACGGTCGTGTCGTCCAGGTCGAAGGATTCTATCTCGATCGATACCAGGTCACTAACGAACAATTTTATCGCTTCGTTCAAAACGGCGGTTACGAACAAATCTCGCTGTGGGACCCGGAAATCGTTCCGGCACTGCTCGACTTCGTCGATTCCACGGGCGAACCAGGGCCACTGTTTTGGAAAAACGGTAAGTATCTTTCAGGACAAGCTCAGCTTCCCGTTGTAGGTGTGTGCTGGTATGAAGCCGCCGCCTACGCCCGGTGGGTTGGCAAGCGTCTGCCGACCGATCCCGAGTGGGTTAAGTCCGGCAGTTGGCCGGTGCCACTTCCAGGGGCACGCCCGATCCAACGTAAATATCCTTGGGGCGAGGCATTTGACCTCAACAAGTGCAACCTCTGGGGTAGCGGTCATGGGTCAACTGTACCGGTAGAAAAGTACGACGAAGGCATGAGTGTCGGTGGTGCCAATCAGCTGATTGGCAACGTTTGGGAATGGACCTCCAGCCGCTTCGGTGCCTGGCAATCTAGTTCTTCCCCTCTGGTGCTCGACGCATCGATGCGAAGTATTCGTGGCGGGGCTTTCGACACCTATTTCGAGACCCAGGCCACATGCGATTTCCAAAGCGGCGACAAAGCCGTCGCTCGGAAGCGAAACATCGGATTTCGCTGTGCAATTGGAATCTGTGATCTGATCCCTGACCAGTCGATGCAAGCCGAGGAACACCCGGCCCAGGTCGAAACTCAAGAACTTGCTGAGGTGGCCCAATGACCAAGCGTGTCCTCGTAGCCATGGATTCGTATCGACTCGCGGAATGCGCTGTGCCGTTGGCATGTTACATCTGCGGTAGCGATAACAACTACAACACGGAACTTTGCCGCCATTGCGCCGCGCCGCTCGCTTTGTCGCATCAGGCACGCACCCAAGGGGTTCGTCCGCAGATGGTTGCCGTCTTGGGCACCGCGGCGGCCGGTAAGACCGTGTACCTGGGGATGCTGCTGGACATGCTGACTCGGCAAAACAGCCGCGTCCAAGTGCTGGCCCGTGGGGCATTCTCCATCACGCTACAACAACGCACGATGATGGCGTTGTCGAATTGCCGTTTCCCAGAGAAAACCCCCAACGAACCCGATCGTTGGAACTGGGTTCACTGCCAGGCCAAGATCAATTCCAAGAAGAACCCGATGGAGCTGATCATGCCGGATATGGCTGGGGAAGCGATCTTGGAAGAGATCGACCATCCCAATGCCTATCCGGCCATTCATTCCTTCCTGGAAAAGTGCTCAGGTGTCATTCTGCTCGCCGATACCGATCGAATTGAACGCGGCGGGGCCGAACAGAACTACTTCCTGATGAAGCTGATCACCTATCTCAGTGAGCAAGATAGCCGCAAGACGCGTGGCAAAACGACGCGGCCGGTGGCGATCGTGTTTTCCAAAGCAGATCGCTGTGAACCATGCTTCGATAATCCCGAGTTGTATGCCCGTGAGAAAACGCCGAATCTGTGGCAACAGGTTCAACAGCGTTTTACTAACTATGGTTTCTTCGCTTCAGGTGTCGCCGGCTCGGTTGGCTTCCGCGAAGAACTGGGTGAAGGAACATCCGCCGTACCGCTGCGGATTGAGCCGCGCGGCATTGTAGAACCGTTTGAATGGCTCGTACGCAAAGTATAGTTGGTCGCAACCTATGGCTCCGCACTCTTCCAGTAATCTTCAAGTCGCTCCTTCTCAATCGAATCTTTCCGGAACCGTTGCCGTTGAACAGGCCATCTTTACGTCGGCACGTACGTCGTCCAAAGATGGCTATCAATTGGTCGCGTGGAGCCCCGGTATCAGTAGCGACGATGCCCGTCAGCTGGCGGTGTGGGGACCGGCACACGATTCGATGATCGTGGACGATCCGACGGACGTAAGTCTCAATTTTCATCCGCTGGGGGATCACAAGTTCTGCGTATCGAGGACGGTGCTCGGCGCGGCTGAGTACAGCGGAAGAGGTGGCCGACAAGTTTATACGCACTGCTTTGTGCTCGACGCTGCTTCGTTCAAGAGGTTCAATAACGATCCATTTCGCGTCCTGTCGGCGGCACTGTCGATTCACGATTTGCGACCGGGCGCGACGCTTCCTACCGATCTTCCTACGATGAAGATGTTGCCGTCAGGAGGTCCTGTCGATGCGGGGTTGATTCGATTCTTCGATTCGCCCGTCCAGCAACAATCGCTGGTGGCTTGGACGCACTATGCGATGACGTCGAAGAAGCTGCTCTTTACTGGAGGCTATAACGATCGCTTCTTGAGCGTCTTTTTCAACCTGCTGCCGGTCTCCATTCGACCCCACTTTACGTTCTCGACACGGCTACGCTATTCACAACGCCGAGACTTCCGCTTGGTTGGCCTGGCCAATGATGTACAAGAGCAAAAGAAAGCTGCCCGTCAGGAAGGCTTCCATGTATTTCACTTTGATTCACCGGCTCGAACGCCAGAGGCGTCGCGTCATCCTTGGGCCACATGGCTTCAAGTAGCGCTCTGCCATCGCGAGCCTGACGAAGCGGCTCGAATGATCAGCGAAGTTCCCCTGACAACGCGGTTGGAAGATCTTTCCGCCGTGGGTAACCGATTACGAGTGGCGATGTCCGGCAAAAAACGGAACAAGGAGGCGGCTACTGCCCCAGCCGCTTCCACGCCACTGGTAGTCCCGGAAGAGAACACCGATCGGGCCGAGCT includes:
- a CDS encoding GAP1-N2 domain-containing protein, translating into MAPHSSSNLQVAPSQSNLSGTVAVEQAIFTSARTSSKDGYQLVAWSPGISSDDARQLAVWGPAHDSMIVDDPTDVSLNFHPLGDHKFCVSRTVLGAAEYSGRGGRQVYTHCFVLDAASFKRFNNDPFRVLSAALSIHDLRPGATLPTDLPTMKMLPSGGPVDAGLIRFFDSPVQQQSLVAWTHYAMTSKKLLFTGGYNDRFLSVFFNLLPVSIRPHFTFSTRLRYSQRRDFRLVGLANDVQEQKKAARQEGFHVFHFDSPARTPEASRHPWATWLQVALCHREPDEAARMISEVPLTTRLEDLSAVGNRLRVAMSGKKRNKEAATAPAASTPLVVPEENTDRAELFELVERALDGDVTALERLNATWCAQPDQQLQALRQECARHFLSLAKEKNCEPGSKGATAVEILSLILRVSP
- a CDS encoding TRAFAC clade GTPase domain-containing protein, which codes for MTKRVLVAMDSYRLAECAVPLACYICGSDNNYNTELCRHCAAPLALSHQARTQGVRPQMVAVLGTAAAGKTVYLGMLLDMLTRQNSRVQVLARGAFSITLQQRTMMALSNCRFPEKTPNEPDRWNWVHCQAKINSKKNPMELIMPDMAGEAILEEIDHPNAYPAIHSFLEKCSGVILLADTDRIERGGAEQNYFLMKLITYLSEQDSRKTRGKTTRPVAIVFSKADRCEPCFDNPELYAREKTPNLWQQVQQRFTNYGFFASGVAGSVGFREELGEGTSAVPLRIEPRGIVEPFEWLVRKV
- a CDS encoding formylglycine-generating enzyme family protein, with translation MNRYVVGGAGVASVVVLISLTWLFGSFSWALATTVLIAAVGGGFFAYRQFTQKFAAQPSTNSSQPEDAAPRRAASPVDTSNSKDSQSLARKMLDQGRYTLLLRPQIAESIPSKLLNRAQTMLDDEMTLVPGGETIVGKGANDSPDSPDHLDGRVVQVEGFYLDRYQVTNEQFYRFVQNGGYEQISLWDPEIVPALLDFVDSTGEPGPLFWKNGKYLSGQAQLPVVGVCWYEAAAYARWVGKRLPTDPEWVKSGSWPVPLPGARPIQRKYPWGEAFDLNKCNLWGSGHGSTVPVEKYDEGMSVGGANQLIGNVWEWTSSRFGAWQSSSSPLVLDASMRSIRGGAFDTYFETQATCDFQSGDKAVARKRNIGFRCAIGICDLIPDQSMQAEEHPAQVETQELAEVAQ